The Leptospira paudalimensis region ATCGGACTCCATGGGTAATGGAATCATATTAGGACTGTAAGGTGAAAAAGCTTGTAAAGCACCTAAATACACTGGGTCTTCTAAAAGAAGATTTGTATTTTCATCCAGAAACAGTTTTCCAAGTAAGTCCAAACCTTGTTGTGAACCATGGGTAATGAAGATAGAATTGGTATGAACGGGAACATCCAAAAACTCTGTTTGGATCCTTTTTCTCAGTGCTTCGTAACCTGCGGAATCTCCATACTGAAACGCAACTCGACTATAATTTCGAATTGTCTCTTCCGTTGCCGTTAATAACACCTTTTGGTCCAATAAACTCGGATTGGGAAGTCCACCCGCAAATGACAAAAAATCGGAATCTTGAACTGTGATTTTTAGTATTTCTCGGATAACAGAAGATCGAATCCCATTTGTCCTTTTTGCTAAAAATTGGTTTGCAAGATTCGTTTCCATATCAATAATTTATCAGATACTGAAACATCTGTCCATATACAGATTAAAGTAACTATAGGTATACAGATGGTAAAAACAAAATACGAACAACTCGCCATTGATATAAAATATGAAATTCGATCAGGATTTTATTCAGAAAATGAGAAAATACCATCTCTAAGAGAAATCCAATCCATAAAGTCCTGTAGTCTTTCTACTGCAAAAGAAGCCTATCGAATTCTGGAAGAAGAAGGTTATATTTATGTACAAAACAAATCAGGATACTATGTTCAAAAAAACATAAGTTCACTCATCCTTGGGCCACAAAATGAATTTTATGATACCGTGGAAGCAGATGATAGAATCCAACAAATCATGAATACAGTGATGGATCCTAAACTCATCTCTTTTGGAGCCGCAATTCCATCGGAGATCTATTTACCAATCCATGAATTAAACAATGCATTTAAAAAAGCACTCTTATACAAAGAAATTTTTAGATATGGTGACCTACAAGGGAATCCTCACCTGAGAGAATGGTTAGCAAAACGTACATCTATGTTCGGTTACAGAGTGAATTCAAACCAAATCCAAATCACAGCTGGTTGTACAGAAGCAATCACCTATTCTCTTTTAGCTGTAACAGAACCAGGTGATACCGTCATTGTCCCTTCTCCCATTTATGTTGGCTTATTCCAAATATTAGAAACTCTTAAACTGAAAGTAGTCGAAATTCCCTACCGTAGTAAGGAAGGGATCAGTATCACGGAATTTGAAAAACTCGTTAAACGCCACAAACCAAAAGTATTTTTGTTTGCTTCCAATTTTAATAACCCAAATGGAATTTTATTCAGTGATGAAACGAAACAAAGATTAGCAAATTTATCATTCCAATATGGAATTCATCTTGTTGAAGATGATATTTACGGTGATTTGTACTTTGAAGGAACAAGACCAAAACCATTGGTAAGTTTTTTCCCTCATACAAACAATGGTCCAAAATCATTTTTATGTTCTTCATTTTCGAAAACACTTTCTCCAGGCCTTCGGATGGGATGGGTTGTGACAAAAAATGGAATCCATTCGGTTTCCAAAATTGCACGAGCATTCAAAATTGCTGAAAACCATCCAACTCAACTTTGTGTTCTTGAATTTTTAAAAAGACAAACTTACGAAAGGCATTTGAAATTTTTAAGATCTGAATATAAAAAGTTAAGTAAAGAAACTATGGATTTACTCATCACTCATAGTGATGGAAGCCTCAAAATCACTAAACCAGATGGTGGATTCGTTCTTTGGATCGAATCCGCGTTAGATGGAGATAAATTATTATTAGAAGCAAAAAAAATAGGAATGGCAATTGCACCTGGATCTTTATTTGGACTGTCCAAACATTGGAATCATTTTTTCAGACTGAATGTTTCCGTTGGACAATCATCTAAAATCCGAGAGAAACTGATCCTCTTTGCAAATCGTTTTCAGAAAAATGGAAATCGAAAAAAAACTTTTTAGTTGCTCGTAAACGAAACCAAAATCAACTTTAGGAATATGTCTGAACAAGCGCGAAAGTATTTGGAAACTTCCCAAATCATTCCTTCCAAAGGTATGTCTTATACCATGTATGAAATTGAAGGCCAAGATACCATTTTAAGAATGTTAACCTTCATTCCCGATAATGACGAAATCCATATCTACCCGAAACCTCCGGTCAAAAAACTATATAAACCTGAACTTTGTAAAAAAGTAGAAGAAAACGAATTTTTAGGTCTTTGGTCGATGGGAGAAGAAAGAAAGGTAGGAAAATAGGTAACCTTGGCCCCGGACAGAATCGAACTGCCGACACGAGGATTTTCAGTCCTCTGCTCTACCGACTGAGCTACAGGGCCTCGGTTACGACCAAAGTATTTTTTCATAGCCCTCTGTCAACGAACCTTTGAATTTTTTGTAAGGATCAAAATGAAACCAAACCAAACACTCAAACTTACCATTGTACTGGCACTTTTCTACATCCTAGGATGTGCCTCAGGACTCCACAAAACAGGCATTAGTGTCGAAAGATTCAGGTCTGACTTAGAAACAAAGTCGATAGTAGTTGATGATTTGGTCTGGAAGTATACAGAAAAATCAGGGAATGGAGAAACCCTTCTCGTCGTACACGGCTTTGGTGGTGATAAAGACCATTGGACAAGGTTTTCAAGACACTTACCCAAAAACATACGTGTCATCGCACCTGATTTACCTGGTTTTGGCGAATCAAGTAAACCTGATTCCATCTCTTACACCCAAGAAGCACAAGCAGTGCGTCTGCAACAATTCACAGAAAAACTTGGCCTTACAGAATTTCATATCGCCGGTAATTCAATGGGTGGTGGGATTTCAGGAATTTTTGCAGCAAAGTATCCGAAACTGGTGAAGTCACTCATCTTGTTTGATAATGCAGGGATCAAAAGCCCCGTACCAAGTGAAATGCAAAGAATTGAACTCTCTGGTGCGGAAAGCCCGCTGCTTGTCAAAGACACAGAAGATTTTGACCGACTTCTCAAATTTACATTTGTAAAACCACCTTACTTACCTTCTTTCCTTAAGTCCTACTTTGCTGAAAAGTCTGTCGCCAACCGTGAGTGGAATGGACAAATTCTCAAACAAATTAGAAAAGAAGGTTATTTCTTAGAGTCACAACTTGATAAAATCCAAGCACCTTGCCTTACCATTTGGGGAAAAGAAGACAAGGTAATCCATTATTCGGTTATGGATGTGCTAAAGAAAAAACTAAAATCAAAATTGGAAACCGTTCTCCTTGAAAATATGGGCCATGCTCCGATGATTGAAGACCCACAATTGTCCGCCAAACTCGTACAAGACTGGATTTTAAACGGTACAATCAACAAAAACTAACCGAATAAAACTTAAGTATTTTTTTTCTAAAACTAGATAAAAAAATACTTGTACTTTCACGGGTTTTTTATGTTATAAACCCGTGGCACTCGCTTCCAACAAAACATTAATTGGGATCACTGGATCAATAGGATCAGGGAAATCCACTGCACTTTCCATCTTTGGAGAATTAGGTGCAGTGACGATCAGTTCTGATGCGATTGCCCGTACATTCACAGAACCAAATAGCCCAGTCAAATCAGAATTAATCTCTATTTTTGGACCTTCTATTGAAATGGAAGGTGGTACGATCAACCGTACTAAAATTGCCGAACTTGCTTTTAGCAACGAATCAAAGTTAAAGTCACTGAACGAACTCCTCCATCCTTTGGTCAGAAAATCATTCCTTCAATTTTTCCAATCCCAAAAAGAAGGGAGTATTGTCGCCTGGGAAGTTCCACTCCTATTTGAGACTGATGCTCATACCATTTGTGATTTCACAGTGACAGTTTACCTTCCTAAAGAACAAAACTGGGAACGAGTGAAACAACGAGGCGGGATGGAAAAAACTGATTTTGAAAGAAGAACCTCATCCCAGATGGACATTGAGGAAAAAAAGTCTCTCTCTGATTTTGTCGTAACGAACGATACTGATAGAGAAGGCTTAAAAGAACAAATCGTAATTATCTATAAAGAAATTCAAAAAAGGATTCAAAAATGAAAGAGAGAGTTTTTTACGTTATCAATTTAGACAAACAAAGGATTGGAGTCTTATCGCTCTTTTTATTTGCTTTATTCTTTTCGATTTTCTTTTTGGGAGTCTCGGTAGGGAAAGGGAAAACAGAAGAATCACATACTTCCATAAAACCGTCTCTAACAAATGCAAACCCAGAGACAACGGATGCAAATCTTCCTTCGCCAGATTCATTGGCAAAAAAAGGAGAAGGGACTCAAAATTTGAATCCGCAAGGAACACAAGTTGCTTCTTCTTTAGTCCAAGGCACAAAACCAAAAGAATCTGTTTCTTCACAAGAAATTCCAATGGCTGATATTGGGAACCATCCTTACTACATGGAAACTTCAACAGCTAAGGATGAAGAGGAAGAAAGGAAACAACAAGTTGTTGATTTGACGAAATCAAAAGAACAAAGAAATGTTACTGTGGCAAAAGAAGAGAAGTTAAAAAACATTTCACATGTTTCGAAAGGGAAAGAAAAACCGAATCATGTTTCTTCCAACTTACCAAAATCGGTAAAGAGTAACGATGGAAAGTATTTAACCATTCAATTAGCTGCGTTTACAAACCGTAAATCAGCAGAAACATTTTTGTCCCAACTCCAAGCAGATAACCAAGGAAAACTCAAATCAAAATCCTTCATTGTTGTGAAAAATGGATTTTTTGTGGTACAACTTGGAAAATCCAAGGATAAGGATTCTTTGTTAAAAACGTTATCCAAAACAAATATGCCAAAAGAAATCAAAGCAAAGGCAATGGTCATCCAATACCAACCATTATCATAAAAACACAAATCGTCTATCCTTGGCAACTTGGCTTTCCCGTCACTCATGGGGAGGCCATTTCTTTTTCCAACGGATAGCTCCATTCAAAAAATAAATTCTATGGATAGATCATGGGATTTGTCTAAAGGATAATATGGAAGAATCCACGATCCCCCACCACAGCCTCACCTATGGAACAAGTCGATTAGCACCCGCAATTAGTTTGGTTGATCGTGCGAAAGAAATTGAACTGGCGGAAGAATCTGTCAAACTCCATGTTCATGGAAAGTTGGAAGTCATCGCTAAACAAATTCGTGCTCTAAAAGAAGAAGCAGAACTCATCCTCAAACATGCAGAAAAGGATATCGAACTTCATAAGGCAAAATGCCAATTTGAAAAAAAACCAGGTCAGGTGATTTATCTATATTCGAAAGAAGAAGGAGATTACTTTTCCCTTCTATCCCCTATGGAATGGGGAGGAAATCCTCCACATCCTTTTAAAGGGGCGTATACTATGAACCCTGACCGCAGTTTCTCAGAAATCAAAGAAAATCTCTAAATCAATTGTATTGTTCTACTTGGTGAATAAGGATGCCAAACTGGAAAGTTGGGAAGTGATGTCTCCAGACGGTTCATTTCCATCAGGGGATAATTTATCAATGACAATCGGTAATAAATTTCCAACAAGTCCTGCGGTAGCATCAGTATCAAGGCCCACTTTTTTAGCGAGTTCCTTCACAGAGTCATTCCCTAAGACTTTTAAAACATCGTCGGCACCGATGCTTACATTTTCACCCGTTCCAACCCAAGAAGATGCAGCCTCTGCAAAACCTTTATCCTTAAATTTTTGCACAATTCCCGATACCCCACCGTTTTCTTCGATGATCTTTTGGATCCCGGATACAACTTGGGGATTGTTTTGGACTAGCTCTACTGCCTGAGCTGCGACGGCTTTTAAACTTTCAAAAAAACTCATGCGGAGTATGGTCGCTGAAGTAAAAAGAAAAGGAAAGATATTTTTTTCTAAAAAATCTGAATTCTCTTAGGTCCAATACTAATTATTGATTGCCATTCCTCATTCAAAATCAAAACATCAACTCATTGTTAGTTGTAAATGATAATGGCAAACCGTATTTTTTTTATCATAATTAAGCGTAGTATTGTTGCCATTGGATTTTTTCTATTTTTCTCCAATTGTTGGACAAATCCTCTAACCCACCCTCCTCTTGAATGCCTGATGAAGTTGGACAACTTCCTTTGCCCTGATAAAAATTTACTCAAAAAATATTCACCTGGTATTTATTTATTTCTATTGCCAGAATCTAGAGCTACCATTTCCAATCTGACAAATAACTCCATAGTGGAGACTGGCTTTGTTGTGGGGACCGCTCCACCTGATGTCAGTTTTGTGAATGTGGGGTATGATGATGCTCCACCGGCAAGAGTCCCCGTTGTTAATGGAAGTTGGAGTTTTCCTTTACCAGCCAAAGCGGTGACAAATAGCTTTTGGACCTACGGAAGTTTGCACACCATTTATGTACAAATCCCATTTGAAAAATCTAATACGATCCTCGTTCGAAAAGGCACAAATAAAGACACCAATGGAGATGGGTATCCTGATTTGATTGTGTCGGCTGGTCCTGGCTCAGGATCACAAGGATATGCTTTTATTTACCGAACAAATCCAACAACAAAACAACTTTTAACTTCACAAATTACCTCCATAACTGACGGCCAAGCCAGTGGAACCTATTTCGGAAGTAATATTGGCTCTGGTGACTTTAATGGAGATGGATATGCGGATGTGTTAGTTGGTGCACAAGCATATAGTGGTGCTGCAGGTCGAGTTTATGAATTTTTGAGTAAAGGCCAACAAGGAATTCCCACTCTTGATCTCAATGCAGGGGGATCTGCTGATGCAATTTTAGATCCAGTTGCCGGCGGTGGGAGATTTGGTACGAATATTGCCTGTATGGATGTAAATCTTGATGGATTCGATGATGGAATTTTTGCATCCCCATGGAACGATAATCTATTTATTTTGAAAAGCCAAGGTTTCAATGGATTTGTATCACAAAACACGAGTTCTTCTATCTTTACCTACCAATCGACGCAACCAGGAGATAATTTCGGAAATTATGCTGCATTAGGAGATGTAAACGGGGACGGTTTTAATGACTTAATTGTTGGAGAACACCAATATGCTTCTTCCACTGGCAGGTTATTTATTTTTGTATCCCAACAAGGAGTTTATACAAACGAACCACAACAATTTCTTTACCCTCCGACAACCACTTCCATTGCATGTTCAGCAGGGGGTGGATGTCGATTTGGTTCTACATTTGTTCTCGATTATTTTAATTCCGACCGATGTATCGATCTAGCAGTTGGTGCTTATTCTTTTAATTCCAACCAGGGAATTGTACATGTATACCATTCAACCTGTGATCCTTTAAATCCATTTGTAATGGTTCCGAAGTCTACTTTACTTGGCCCACCTGTAATCAGCTGTTCTGGGGGTTGTAATTTTGGTGGAACCTTGGCATCAGGAGATACGAACGGTGATGGACTCCCCGATTTACTCATTGGGGCCACTGGTGCCAGTTCTGGGATCGGAGACGTTTATCTAGTGTTAAATGATCTAACCAATGGATTTAGAAATATGGATTTAAGTGCTGGTGGGTCTGCCGATAGTCTCTTTTCTGGTAATACGTCTGTAAGTAATTTTTCTATGGGTTTAGAGTTCCTAGACACCAATGCAGATGGACTGAAGGATATCGTGATTTCCGAACCGACAACCACCAATCGAGTGTATACCTTCCATAGTATTAGAGGTAGAGTTCCCACAAACCAAAACCTAAATTCCAGTGGAGTGACTAGCCAAACACTAATCCCACCTGCAGGTACTTTTTTCGGTAGTGCCATTGCAAGGTGAAAATGAAGGAAAATGTTTGATGATGGTTACTGAGAAGGTAACAAAATTGTATATGGGATGGATTTAGTTAAGATTTGATTTGAATTCATCCATCGACACTTGATTCCATTATGTAATTAAGGCCCTGAAACACACCTCACATAACCTCCTTGGTTTTTAAGATCATCAAACACGGAACCATAAGTTATAAACGAGACTAACCAGGCCGCAGTTGTTTGAAATGAATTCGAGGTAGTTGAACTCCAGTATAAAAAGTCGGTGGGTGTCGCGGGAAATGCAGTCGAATCGATCAAAGCACCAGATGATTTTGTAAGGTCAAGAATAGTTTGTAACTCGATAACATTGGGTAGACGCCAAGTCCGTGATGCTAAAGTTAAACTACGACAATTACTCAATGCTAATTGCCAATCTGGGGTGCTTGCTGAAGAACCCGAACAATCAGAATTTGTTTGTCCCCAGCTACACTTCTGCCATACCAGCCCCGTAGCCAAATCTGTAATAGTGCCATTTCCATTGTCCGAAAACGGTGCTGCGATGATTTGTGATGTCATAAAAAGCATAACAAATATCAGACTATTGATTTCAAATACTTTCATAAAGTTTATTATTCCTTTTAAACTAGTTGGAAACACAGCGAACATGTAGATTATTATTCTTCGTATTATTCAATATATATGCAGAAGCAAAATTTACTATAAATGCACTGTCAATAGACGTTCTGATAGTGACAGATGTCCAATAGCTACTTGTAAAGTTTCCTGGAAAAGAAGTGGTATTAATCTTAGCAGTATATTGATATGACTCACCATATTCTATCAAAGTCAAAAGCTCAGGTCTGGTTGGTAATCGCCAATTAGTTCTCCCAGCATAGCCACTTCCGCTATTGGAAAAATTTAAATAAACACAGGCATTCACTGCATTGTAAAATGTAAAAATAGACGCAGAACCACTGCAAATACTTGTTGACTGCCCTTCGGAACATGATCTCCAGACTAATCCAGTTACAATGTCAGTTGTTGTGTAATCATTTCCAAAGGAAGTAGGTCCCGTATAACTTCTTGTAATTCCGTTACTTATTTCCCCATCTTGTGAAGGCCAATTTGCATTACCACAAGCTTGACTATTATTGCCATTGTAACAGAGCGACTGTCCTGTTTTTTTCAATGGTGTGATAGCTTGGGTATACATCCCTGTAGTAAAAGTTCTTTGCACTGCAGACGCGATTGTATTGCCCGCCACATCCTTTAAGTTAGTAGTTGCAAGTGTCCATCGAATTTGGGAATTTTCAGGAAAGTAAATCCAACTCATATTGATTTGTAAAGTAGTATTGTTTATCCATGTAAAGGTTGTACCCGCATTCGGAATGTTAACATAACTTGCTCCATCCCAATTTTCCGTTGTTAATGTTGGTGTTAAACTAGTGTCCATAGCTTCGGAAAATACAACTGTGATTCTTCCTGGTCTTGGAGCAAACCCAGTCGCATTGTCAGTCGGAGTAGAGGACGAAACTGTGGGAGGGGAACTATCTTTGGTTATAGTTGTGGTAGAGAATCCATAATTGCCTACTAAATTGGGACCTACACAAATTCGAACCGTATTTACACCTGTGGAAAAACTGGCATTTGCAATTGTACTACTAACAGGTGTTCCCGCAGAAGCAGATCCACTAATATTTGTACCAGAAGCTACGGTGCCATTTGAACAATCAGTACCTCCAATTCGTATTTGGTAATTCCCTTGGATCGAAGACTGCCAAGCAATCGTTTGAGTTGCAGTTCCATTGATGAATTGGCTTGTCGGAGAAAAAGAGTTGATTGTAATCGTTGCAACCGTTGTGTCCACTGTATAGTTAGCTGAAATAACATTACTTACATTGCCGGCAAGGTCTCTTGCAATCCATTTTGTGTAAGTTACTGCACCATCTGTCATACTCAATGGCGAGGTATACAAATTTCCAGACGTTACAATTCCTGACGAACCAGTCATTGCTGGATTTGTTGGTGCAGAACCTATACTCAATGCATATACAATTTTATCACACGATGCACCGCCTGTGTCAGAACAGGTAAGTGATACTGAAGTAGCAACTCCATAAGAGCCTGCACCAGGACTCGCACTAACCGTCGGAGGAGTGTCGTCTCTTGTCAAAGTAAAGGTTGAATATCCCTTTAATGTGCTAATATTATCCGTAACACAAATCCGAAATGTTTTTGCCGCTTGTCCAGAAAATGATCCTGAAGCGGTCAAAGTGGTTGTCGTATTGGCTCCCCCTGTAACAGAACCATTTACATTGGTTCCAGATGCAGGTGTTCCATTATTACAATCGGTACCTCCTTCTAAAACCACATAACTTCCGTTGCGATTGCTTTGCCATACGATATTGGCACTATTAATCGCACTTCCAAGATTGGAAATATACTGTGTACTTTGGGATCCAATTGTAATATTAGGAATATTTGTATCAATGGTATAAGTAGATGAAGTTTGTGGAGAAGTATTTCCGGCTAAATCCTTACAGATATATCGTAAAACATAAATTCCATCACCATTACCACCGACAGTGATTGTTACTTGCGGGGGTGGAACTATTGTTCCATTAATTGGCGAAAATGAAGGCGTTGTATTATTGAGAGTATATATAATTTGCGAAGTTCCAACTAAGTCTGAACAGGTGATTGTCACAGACTGAGCTCCACCGAAATTTCCATCTGGCAAATTGGCAGCAATACTGGGTTGTGTTAAATCATTTTGAATGGCAGATAAAATTCCATCGTTGATGGTTCCATCTCCATCCGTATCAAATCCATCTGGTTTACCATCGTTATTTGAATCCACCAAAGTCACTTGTGAACCACTCCCATTGGAACCAGTGGTTAAACTTGGATTACCGTTTGGATTGATAAAATAGTTAGGAACTCCGTCACCATTCGTATCAATCGCATCGGGGATCCCATCACCATTTGTGTCTAACAGTAAAATATCTGCTGAGCCATTGCCATTAGTATCAATTCCATCAGGAACACCGTTTCCATCAGAATCTAGAACTATACCATCATTCTTTCCATTTCCATCTAAATCGAAAGGTTTCCCAGGTATCAATTGGTTTGTTTGGCCAGATGGACTTCCTATACCCAAGAAAAGTAACACCAATCCTAAGTTAGATTGAACATTTTCTGTTGAACATGAATAGCATAGGGAAATGACTAAATACTGAGAAATAAAAAAGGTTCGACATGATCTTGTTAGTTTTCGCATAATAAATATTACATTTAAAATCGAAAGAAACAAAATCTGTCAACGAAATTATAACTTAATAATTAGCTCATCCAAAAAAAGATAATTGAAAAATCACCACTTCACCACCCTTAGTCGAGGTGCAACCATTGCCATCTCACTCCACGACTGCATGTGGGAAATAAACTCCTTGGTAATCCAAAGATAATACATTTTGTTTATTCACTTCCACATATTGGTATTTGTTTTCATTGATTTGTTTCACTTTATAGTACGTTTTGTTTCCAATAAAATCTGAATCCAATAAAATAGGATCTGTAATTTCTAACGTGACGAGTTCAAATTCACAATCTTTCAACCAGTTGATTTTATTTTTCACATAGAATTTATCGATGATTCGATGAAAGGTTGCAAATTCATTTGTGATTTCGACATGGATATTTAACTCTCCATTCTCTAAAGGAATCGTTTCCAAGTAATAACCAGATTTCAGACGACACTCTAAATTTGATTGGTTTGCACTAGGAATGGAAAAAAGCCTAGCTGAATGAAGCTGAAAACACAATCCAGTAAGGAAAAGAATCGATAAAAATAAAAATCTCTTAGTCATCATAAAAAGGCCAACTTACCACTAACAAAAAGTAAATTACGAATTAGGAAAGATTTTTTTAGGAACGATTTTTAAAAAAAAGGAACCTAAAAGTTAATAAGAGATACCGACTCCAAACTTTGCCGAATATTCCCTCAAAGACCAAATGTGATCCAATTTTTCTCTAAAAAGACTCTCGATTGTTGGGCTTGGTGTCTTTTTATGGGAATCATATTGATTGCCTATGGCTTCTACCATCAAATAAAAATTATCATGTAACAATATTCTGGAACCTAGAGTTAAATTTGATTGGACCAAATAAGAATCAGTAAATCTTTCTCTACCCAAACCAAATCCTACACGGACATATGGATCAAATGTGGAATTTTCTAAAAAATGGTATCCCAACTGAAAAGAAAGATAACGCATATGTAAAAAACTATTATCATTATAGGTTTGGTATGGTAATAGAATTTCATACGTTATCAAATGATTCATGTCATAACTTGGAAAATTGGGAAGTTCTCGTGTCAGTAACCCTAAATTAAAGATGGCATTCGATTTATCTTGTCGAATATCTTTTGCCTGAAAATTAGAACTATTGATGCTGATACCAAGACCAATCCCTGATTTAAAAACAGATTCATAAAATAGAGAAACATTTTGACCATCAAGTTTAGGTTTAGGAGCATTTTCAAATGCGATCCAACTTGCCACCTTTTGTTCATGAGTTCCATAATGATTTGTCAAATTCCCTATGACATTGGATCGATTGTTGATATTATTTTCTGTATTTGTGTAATTATTACTAATTTTGTAAGGACTAAATTGTGGGTATGCAACAACTTCCGAATAGGCACCTTCAAAATAAGATTTTTCTCTAATTTTATTTTGAGAGTATAATCCTCCATTCACGATCAGAAGGAGAAAAAGAACCACTAACTGCTTTTGATTCATTTTCTTCGAAACACATTTCATCATTTAATTGATTTCCTCTTCCGAGTCATGTATAAATTTTCCATTGTGCTCATATTCATAAAACAAAAGTTGTTCTCTGGGTGTTATCACCTTCAATTCATTGATCCCTTTCTTTTGTAAAAAACCATCAAACTCGAGTAAACTACGCACACAATAATACTGGTCATACCCTGTTGTTTGTTTCCACTCGTTTTTTGGATACCTCTCCTGTTGGTAAAACGGCAATTTTTGCCGAATTCGTTTTCCTTTTTTATAATATGAATAAGGGTATAAATATGTGATTTTAGATTTTGGCTCAATACCATTCCATTCAAATTGGTATAAGTCTTTATCATGATCGATAGGAATTTGTTTTGAATGATCATAACAATATTCAAAGAGAATTCTAACTAATGTTTTATCCTTAGAAACTGAATCAAACAATACTTTATGATTCAAAATGAAATTGTTTGGGTCAGACAGAAGAGCATCCAAATTGTCTGGTTCGATATAAAAGGCAGTCTGTGCATAATGCCAAGTTCCATAATAAGATGCTTCTAACATCCGAATTCCACTAATAGATTTGATTCGGTATTCTGAAGTTACACCTGGCGAAATGATCGTCAGATAATAACGAGAAGAACATACCTGAAAGAAAAAACAAAAGATAAAAAACCCTAGAATTCGAATGATCATATTTTGAATGTTCATCTTTTAACTTACATCATACCGCAGGAGAAAACAATCCCATTCCATTGAGAATCACATGCTCTCAGATCATTTGGATTGATGATCCTACAAACCTGAAACAATTTCCAAGCATCAGAACAGGCTTTGCTAGAAGACCCAGTCTCTTTTTCACTATTGCGAACACAGTTAGTAGAAAAGAAAAAAAACATAAGCAATGTCAATATATACAAACGCATAAAGCAAAGATCCATCCTCGGCTGCAACAGCCTACATGATTGAGTATCATTTTTCACCTAACAAACCAGTGAATACAAAAAAAATTCAATTGTTTCATTAGTTTTGGTTCATGGAAAAGCTGATATCTGTTTTGATGTTGTTTTAAGCTAGGAACAAGATTCTTAACAATGATTAGTTTTTAATGAGAATGGAGAATGAAATCTTTTCAAGTGTATTTATCTTCAGAACTTGGTGATTGTATTTTAAGATATTATATTTAAATAGAATTCCTTAATTAGCTATCGATGGCAATATTGTTCAGAAGCGATTTTGTTTCGGGACTTGATCTCTTTCGCTGCAAACACTCCCTGTGTTTGCTATACTCCGAGGCACGGCTCCGCTCGGCGTTTGCCTTCCTGGCNNNNNNNNNNNNNNNNNNNNNNNNNNNNNNNNNNNNNNNNNNNNNN contains the following coding sequences:
- a CDS encoding FG-GAP repeat protein; protein product: MKLDNFLCPDKNLLKKYSPGIYLFLLPESRATISNLTNNSIVETGFVVGTAPPDVSFVNVGYDDAPPARVPVVNGSWSFPLPAKAVTNSFWTYGSLHTIYVQIPFEKSNTILVRKGTNKDTNGDGYPDLIVSAGPGSGSQGYAFIYRTNPTTKQLLTSQITSITDGQASGTYFGSNIGSGDFNGDGYADVLVGAQAYSGAAGRVYEFLSKGQQGIPTLDLNAGGSADAILDPVAGGGRFGTNIACMDVNLDGFDDGIFASPWNDNLFILKSQGFNGFVSQNTSSSIFTYQSTQPGDNFGNYAALGDVNGDGFNDLIVGEHQYASSTGRLFIFVSQQGVYTNEPQQFLYPPTTTSIACSAGGGCRFGSTFVLDYFNSDRCIDLAVGAYSFNSNQGIVHVYHSTCDPLNPFVMVPKSTLLGPPVISCSGGCNFGGTLASGDTNGDGLPDLLIGATGASSGIGDVYLVLNDLTNGFRNMDLSAGGSADSLFSGNTSVSNFSMGLEFLDTNADGLKDIVISEPTTTNRVYTFHSIRGRVPTNQNLNSSGVTSQTLIPPAGTFFGSAIAR
- a CDS encoding Lcl C-terminal domain-containing protein, with protein sequence MKVFEINSLIFVMLFMTSQIIAAPFSDNGNGTITDLATGLVWQKCSWGQTNSDCSGSSASTPDWQLALSNCRSLTLASRTWRLPNVIELQTILDLTKSSGALIDSTAFPATPTDFLYWSSTTSNSFQTTAAWLVSFITYGSVFDDLKNQGGYVRCVSGP
- a CDS encoding Lcl C-terminal domain-containing protein, coding for MGIGSPSGQTNQLIPGKPFDLDGNGKNDGIVLDSDGNGVPDGIDTNGNGSADILLLDTNGDGIPDAIDTNGDGVPNYFINPNGNPSLTTGSNGSGSQVTLVDSNNDGKPDGFDTDGDGTINDGILSAIQNDLTQPSIAANLPDGNFGGAQSVTITCSDLVGTSQIIYTLNNTTPSFSPINGTIVPPPQVTITVGGNGDGIYVLRYICKDLAGNTSPQTSSTYTIDTNIPNITIGSQSTQYISNLGSAINSANIVWQSNRNGSYVVLEGGTDCNNGTPASGTNVNGSVTGGANTTTTLTASGSFSGQAAKTFRICVTDNISTLKGYSTFTLTRDDTPPTVSASPGAGSYGVATSVSLTCSDTGGASCDKIVYALSIGSAPTNPAMTGSSGIVTSGNLYTSPLSMTDGAVTYTKWIARDLAGNVSNVISANYTVDTTVATITINSFSPTSQFINGTATQTIAWQSSIQGNYQIRIGGTDCSNGTVASGTNISGSASAGTPVSSTIANASFSTGVNTVRICVGPNLVGNYGFSTTTITKDSSPPTVSSSTPTDNATGFAPRPGRITVVFSEAMDTSLTPTLTTENWDGASYVNIPNAGTTFTWINNTTLQINMSWIYFPENSQIRWTLATTNLKDVAGNTIASAVQRTFTTGMYTQAITPLKKTGQSLCYNGNNSQACGNANWPSQDGEISNGITRSYTGPTSFGNDYTTTDIVTGLVWRSCSEGQSTSICSGSASIFTFYNAVNACVYLNFSNSGSGYAGRTNWRLPTRPELLTLIEYGESYQYTAKINTTSFPGNFTSSYWTSVTIRTSIDSAFIVNFASAYILNNTKNNNLHVRCVSN
- a CDS encoding porin family protein — protein: MNQKQLVVLFLLLIVNGGLYSQNKIREKSYFEGAYSEVVAYPQFSPYKISNNYTNTENNINNRSNVIGNLTNHYGTHEQKVASWIAFENAPKPKLDGQNVSLFYESVFKSGIGLGISINSSNFQAKDIRQDKSNAIFNLGLLTRELPNFPSYDMNHLITYEILLPYQTYNDNSFLHMRYLSFQLGYHFLENSTFDPYVRVGFGLGRERFTDSYLVQSNLTLGSRILLHDNFYLMVEAIGNQYDSHKKTPSPTIESLFREKLDHIWSLREYSAKFGVGISY